One region of Oryza sativa Japonica Group chromosome 5, ASM3414082v1 genomic DNA includes:
- the LOC4337908 gene encoding zinc transporter 6, translating into MSGTGCFPAGEMAAVARVCRDGAAAARLKTGSLLAILVASAVGICLPVALTGAFRGKAGYARGLLLVKCYAAGVILSTSLVHVLPDAHAALADCAVATRRPWRDFPFAGLFSLVGALLALLVDLSASSHLEAHGHHQHAEEGESPPPPPPTHQPYAPIPTTKKSPVFELSGEMSPKKRAHSDDTDRDDVALFGAKSAVRSDEVVVAPRVGCHGHHDVVEVGEEGGGGEEEEARRKQKMVSKVLEIGIVFHSVIIGVTMGMSQDVCAIRPLVVALSFHQVFEGMGLGGCIAQAGFGIATVGYMCVMFSVTTPLGILLGMAIFHMTGYDDSSPNALIIEGLLGSLSSGILVYMALVDLISLDFFHNKMMSSSNKLKKVSYVALVLGSASMSILALWA; encoded by the exons ATGTCGGGGACGGGGTGCTTCCCGGCGggggagatggcggcggtggcgagggtgtGCCgggacggggcggcggcggcgaggctcaaGACGGGCTCCCTGCTCGCCATCCTCGTGGCGAGCGCCGTCGGCATCTGCCTCCCCGTGGCGCTCACGGGGGCGTTCCGCGGGAAGGCCGGGTACgcgcgcggcctcctcctcgtcaagTGCTACGCCGCCGGGGTCATCCTCTCCACCTCGCTCGTCCACGTCCTCCCCGACGCGcacgccgcgctcgccgactGCGCCGTCGCCACGCGCCGCCCGTGGCGGGACTTCCCCTTCGCgggcctcttctccctcgtcggcgcgctcctcgccctcctcgtcgacctctccgcctcctcccacctcgAAGCCCACGGCCACCACCAGCACGCGGAGGAGggggagtcgccgccgccgccgccgccgacccaccAACCCTACGCCCCAATCCCCACCACCAAGAAGTCCCCCGTCTTCGAGCTCTCCGGCGAGATGAGCCCCAAGAAGCGCGCGCACTCAGACGACACGGACCGGGACGACGTGGCGCTCTTCGGGGCCAAGAGCGCGGTCCGGAGCgacgaggtcgtcgtcgccccCCGTGTCGGCTGCCATGGGCACCACGACGTGGTGGAGGttggggaggaaggaggaggaggggaggaggaggaggcgaggaggaagcAGAAGATGGTGTCCAAGGTGCTCGAGATTGGGATCGTGTTCCACTCGGTCATCATCGGGGTCACCATGGGGATGTCTCAGGATGTCTGCGCCATCCGGCCGCTCGTCGTCGCGCTCTCCTTCCACCAGGTGTTCGAAGGAATGGGCCTCGGCGGCTGCATTGCGCAG GCAGGTTTTGGGATTGCAACGGTGGGTTACATGTGCGTAATGTTCTCGGTGACAACACCATTGGGAATACTTCTTGGAATGGCAATATTCCATATGACTGGCTATGATGATAGCAGTCCAAATGCCCTAATAATAGAAGGGCTCCTTGGCTCACTTTCTTCTGGAATCCTTGTCTACATGGCACTTGTCGATCTCATTTCTCTTGATTTCTTCCACAATAAAATGATGTCATCATCtaataaattgaaaaaggtcTCTTATGTCGCATTAGTGCTTGGATCTGCATCCATGTCTATATTAGCTCTCTGGGCATAG